Part of the Streptomyces sp. NBC_01460 genome, CCTGGGCGAGCGCTACCTCGACACCGTGTACCAGGACAACTGGGTCGAGGACCTGTACGGCGCGGACGTGCTCGAATCCGCTGCCCGCACCCCGGCAGCCAGGGAGGAACCGGCCGTGGCCCGTCCCTTCGCCACCCGCTCCGCACCGGAGCAGGCCGGGTCGCCGGAGAACCGGTGACCGGCCACCCGGGACGGAAACCCTCCTGGGCCGGCTAAGGGCGCTCCGCCACGTCCGGGTGCCCGGCCAGGCGCCGACGGCACTCCCCGAGAGCCCGTTCCACCTCCGGGTCCTCCTCGCCGGGGCCGGACAACAGGTGCGCGCCGGCCACCGACAACGCGGTCCAGAACGCGGCGGCCCTGCTGCTCCCGACGCGCGGTCCGACCCGGACGAGCAGGAGGAACGCGCCGGTCAGCTCCCCCCGGACGAACCGGCGGGACAGCCGGAACGCGTACCCACTGCCCAAGGGGCCCGCCGCCGCCACGGCCACGCCGAGCAGGCGACGGGTCTCCGTCCCGCGCTCGTCCAGCGTTCGGGGAACGTCGAACACCCCGGACGTCTCGAGGACCTCCCCGCACACGTCTTCCTCCCCTGCGGAGAAGAGCCTGACGAACTCCCCGGCCTCGCCGTCGAGCCTCGCCTCCACCTCGGACGGCGGCAGGCCGAGCGCCAGACAGACCGCTGTCACCGCGGAAGGCCACTCCCCGGTCCGCACCGCGAGTTCCGCGAACACCCCGGCAGGTTCCCTGCCCTCCCGCAGCATGTTTCCGGCCTCTGCCACCAACGCCCCACGGGCGCTGATGCCCTGGTCCGCCATCGCTCCCCCTCCGGCCGCCGGTCTCCGGAGCCGCCTCCTGCGGACGGGCCGGTACCGCTGCGCGGCGTCAGGTCCATGATCTCTCCACCGGGAGGCCTGTCACGACCCCTCAGCGGTCGGGCCCGCGCAGCCTCACATCCGGGATCTCAGCACGTCGACCTCACAGCCCGGAGCGAACGGGTCGAAGCCGTGCTCGATCAGCCAGCGAACCGCCAACAGGCTTCGCAACGACCACCACGCCCGGATCACGCCGAGGTCGATGTCGGTGCCGTAGCCGGCGAGGACGTCGTCGAGGTGCTCCTCGTGTCCGAGCGTGAAGGTGGCGAGGTCGTACAGGGCATCCCCCTGGCCCGCCTCGGACCAGTCGATGATGCCCGTGACCTCGTCGCCGTCCACGAAGACGTGCGCGATCTGGAGGTCGCCGTGTGTGAACACCGGGGTCCACGGCCGCAGCGCCGCCTCGGCGACCCGGCGGTTGTGGGTGACCAGGTCAGCGGGCAGGAGGCCGTTCGTCACGAGCGACGCGCACGCGGCGTCGAGTTCCGCGGCCAGCGCGACGGTGCTCCGGCCGGCCCGGCCGGGCCAGGGTGGCGCCGGCGCGTCGTGCAGCGTCCGGATGGCGGCGCCCGCCGCGGCCCACGCCGCCGACGACCCGGTCGACGGCCCCCCGAGGCGCCCGAGCGTCGTCCCCGGGAGTGCGGCGATCGCGAGCACGGGCGGTCTGCGCCAGAGGACCTCCGGGGTCGGAACAGGCGCGAGGGACATCGCCTCGACCTCGACGTCGACGCGCGCCTGATCGGCGTCCACCTTCAGGAACACGTCGCCGACACGCAGGGTCGCGCGCTCGGAATGGGCGACGACGACTTCGACCTCATCCATGGGCGACCAGTATCCAGGGGACGATCGCCGACGTCGCCGGGTTTGTCACCTGCGACGACGCAGCTGACCGCGTCCCGCTACCCGGCCGCCCCGTGCATGACACCGACCGCGGCCCAGGTCAGGTGCACCACCTGGTCATGAGCCTTCACGATCCGCCTGTGCGAGCCCCGTTGAGCTTCGCGTCCAAGGTGATCGCCGCGTCGATCAGGGCCAGGTGCGTGAAGGCCTGCGGGAAGTTGCCCAGTTGCCGTCCCGTCAGGCCGATCTCCTCGGAGTACAGGCCCAGGTGGTTGGCGTACGTGAGCATCTTCTCGAGCACCAGCCGGGCCTGGTCGGTGCGTCCGGCTCGCGCCAGGGCGTCGACGTACATGAACGTGCACAGGGAGAACGTTCCCTCGGAGCCTCGCAACCCGTCGGGTGACGCCTCGGGGTTGTAGCGGTAGACCAGGCTGTCGCTGACCAGCTCGTGCTCCATGGCGTCCAGCGTGGACTTCCACATCGGATCGTCGGGGGTGATGAAGCCGACCGTCGGCATGCGCAGCAGCGACGAGTCGAGCACGTCGTCGCCGTAGTGCTGGACGAAGGCCTGCTTCCGCGGGTCCCATCCCCGGCTGAGCACCTGCGCGTAGATCTCGTCACGCGCGTCCACCCAGCGGCCGCGGGCGGCGGGGCGGCCGTCGTCGTAGGCGATCCGAACGGCACGGTCGAAGGCGACCCAGGACATCACCCGGCCGTAGGTGAAGTCCTTCCGGCCGCCGCGGGTCTCCCACAGCCCTTCTCCGGGCTGGTCCCAGTGGTCCACCAGCCAGTCGAGAAGGGTGTGCAGCGCGGTCCAGCCCCTGTGGTCGAGGTGCATCCCGTGCTGGTGGGCGAAGTAGATGCTGTCGAGTGCCTCGCCGTAGATGTCCAGTTGCCGCTGGGTCGCCGCTCCGTTGCCGATGCGGACCGGTGCGGAGCCGCAGTAGCCCTCCCAGTGCTCCAGGGACTCCTCGGCCATGTCGGACGAGCCGTCGACCCGGTACATGATGTTCAGCGGTCCCGCACCGTCACCCTGGCCGGCCTCTTCCCTCACGCGATCGTGCAGCCAGCTGTTGAAGGCCGCCGCCTCTTCCTTGAATCCCATACCCAGCAAGGCGTACACCGAGAACGACGCGTCACGGATCCAGGTGAACCGGTAGTCCCAGTTGCGCTCTCCCCCCAGCTGTTCGGGCAGAGCAGCGGTGGGGGCGGCGACGAGGGCGCCGGTCGGCGCGTAGGTCATGAGCTTCAGGGTCACGGCGGAACGCTCGACCGCTTCCCGCCAGCGGCCCGTGTAGGTGGACTGCCCCAGCCAGGAGCGCCAGAAGAGGACCGTCTCGTCGAAGAGTTGCTCGAACTCCGCTCCCCGGACCTCGTGCGGCGGCCCGCCGGGGGACGACTCGAGGACCAGCCCGCGCTGCTGCCCCGCCTGCAGAGCCAGGGTGAAGCGCAGGTCGTCGTCACCGGAGAGGATGTTCAGCAGCCGCTCGTCCTGAGGCTCACGGACGGCGTGGACGGCGAGGTCCATGTCCTGTGAAGTGAACACGGCTCCGTGCTCGGTGATGTGCAGCTCGTGCGGCTTACGGCCGTAGTCGAAGCGCGGAGCGATCTCGCCCTCGAACGTCATGCTCCCCCGGACACAGCGCAGTATGCGGACCAGACGGTGCCGGTCCGTGGCCGTCGTGCCGGTCACCGGCATGAAATCGACCACCTCTCCCGCCCCGGCTTCGGTCATGAAGCGCGTGACCAACACGGCGGTGTCCGGGTGGTAGAGCTGCTTGGTGGTGTAGGTCTCCGCGGCAGGCCTGACGGTGAAGTGGCCGCCCTTCCGCCGGTCGAGCAGAGCGCCGAAGACGCTGGGTGAGTCGAAGCGCGGGCAGCAGAACCAGTCGATCGTCGCATCGGTCGTCACGAGTGCGGCAGTCTGCAGATCGCCGATCAAACCGTGGTTCTCGATGAGGGGGTAATCGTCCACTTCAAACCCCTTTCGACCTCGAATGACCAGCGTAGGCCAGCGACGGCGCCCCGTCCTGGCGAGGCGGTGAGGTGGGGTGGCGACAGGGAGAAGACGCTTTCCTCCCCCGGGGCGGCGTGCCCGTAACACCCCTTCCGCACCTCCGGCTATGCCCTGCCCTGGCCTTTCACGGGTCGGAATTCGCGGCGGAATTCGTGTGCGAACAGCGGCGATACGCAGCCTCGCCCATGGCAGGAACCGGCGCGTCATGCCCCGGCGTGTCCCTCCCGGAGGCCGTCACGGAAACTGTTTGAATCCGTCACATGACTATGCGCGACGATGCGGCCCTCTTCGGTAACCGATTTCTGACCGCGCCCGCCCCCTCGGAGACCTTCCCCGAAAAGGGAATGGCCGCGACGGACGCGATGAGGCTCGTGGACGTCGATCTGGCCATGGAGGGCGACCCCCAGCGCAACCTCGCGACGTTCGTCACCACATGGATGGAGCCGGAGGCGCAACGACTCATCGCCGAGAATCTCCACCGCAATTTCATCGACCACGCGGAGTACCCCATTTCCGCCGAGATCGAGCAGCGTTGCGTGCGCATGCTCGCCGACCTCTTCCACGCGCCCGGAAAGACGACCGGATGCCGGACCCAGGGCTCTTCCGAGGCGATCATGCTCGGTGCGCTGTCACTGAAGTGGAAATGGCGCGAACGCCGCAAGGCGGCCGGCCTGTCGGTGGACAGGCCCAACTTGGTCTTCGGCGGAGACGTCCATGTCGTGTGGGAGAAGTTCTGCCGCTACTTCGACGTCGAGCCGCGGATCGTGCCCCTCGCGGAGGGCAAGTACACGATCGGCCCGGAGGATGTGGAGCCCCACCTCGACGAGAACACGATCGGCGTCGTCGCCGTGCTCGGCACCACCTTCACCGGGCACAAGGACGATGTCGTCGGGATCGACGAGCTTCTGCGGGCGGTCCGCAAGGAGCGGGACCTCGACATCCCCATCCATGTCGACGCCGCCAGCGGCGGCTTCGTGTGGCCGTTCCTCTACCCGGACTCGAAATGGGACTTCCGGCTCGAGCAGGTCCGCTCCATCAACGTCTCGGGGCACAAGTACGGATTGGTCTACCCCGGCGTCGGCTGGCTCATCTTCCGAGAGGAGTCCGACCTGGCCGAGGACCTCGTGTTCTACGAGAACTATCTGGGCAAGACCGACGCGACGTTCACCCTGAACTTCTCCACCGGCTCGGCCATGGTGCTCGCCCAGTACTACAACTTCGTGCGTCTCGGCCGCCAGGGCTACACCTACGTCATGAAGATCATGCAGGAGAACGCCCGCGCGCTGGCGGACAACCTGCGTGACAGCGGCCGCTTCGAAGTGATCGGCAGCGACGCCGAACAACTGCCCCTCGTCGCTTTCCGCCTCGCCGGCAAGCACTCCTACGACGAGTCCGACGTCGCCTGGCAGCTCTCGGCCGAGCGCGGCTGGATGGTGCCCGCGTACACCCTCCCGCCCCAGGCAGAGGGTGTGAAGATCATGCGTGCGCTGGTCAAGGAAACCCTGAGCCGCGAGCAGATCCATCGCCTGAGCCAGGACATCACCGACGCGTGCCGCACGCTGGACGACAAGGGCTCGACTCACGGTGTCGAACGGGCCCAGGTCAAGCGCGGGACCGGTTACTGATCTCCGGATCGCCCCAGCGGCCTGCCGTTCCACGAACGACCCCGTTTCCCCCGATTCGACGTCGGCCAGGTCACCCTGGTCACCCGCGACCTCGTCACGGTCACCACGACGGCTGACGGCAAGCAGACCGCCGATGTCGACCTTCGAAGTCCGGCTCGGCCGCCGAGCCGGACGCCCCCCAGGGGCAGCAAGCTGACCCGCAAGCTCAAGGGCATCGGCGGTGCGGCACTCGACACCGAGAAGCGAAGGACCCGCGCCTTCTGGACCGGCAGATCCTCGCCCTGTTGCCGGCCGGCCTGACCGACCCGACGGCCGCCGCACAGCTCGGCCTCTCACCGCGCACACTGCACCGCCGCCTCATGGACATCGCCGGGGTGCGGACCCGCATCCAGCTGGGCGGTCATGCCGTCCGGCACGGCTGGGTGGAGCACCGGTGAACGGTCGCCGGGACCGGCATCGGAACGGCCGGCGATACGGCCCCGGGCGGCCGGCCGGATCAGAACCTGCCTCCCACGCCCTGACTGTCGGCCGTCTGCGCGACGGCGCGGCGCGCCGCATCGGGGAACGCCCGTTCCACCGACTCACGCAGCAGGTCCAACTCCTTCCGGACCGCCGGATGGTGGGTGGGCGGCAGGCTGTCGAGCAGTGCGTCGAGCAACGCGCGTAGCCGTCGGCACACCTGTACGGATGTCGCCCCGTAGTCGCGGATCTCGGAGACGGCGAGCTGAAGGTAGCCCTCCCAGGCCCTCCCCCTGAGCACGAGCCGCGGTCTGCCGTCGTCCCCGGCCAGTACGTACCGGCCGGGAAGTGGGGACCGGCCGACCACGGTGAGGAACGACTCGATGTGGTTGAGGACCTGTACGGCGGTGGTGGGGTCGTTGACAGCGGGCGAAAGAGCACGGATGGCGATGTCGACGAGCACCCGCAAGGCGAAGGCCGGGTCCTGTTCGATCGTCCGCTCGGGGCCGAGCGCGATGAGACCGGTGACGTGCCTGCTGTCGGGCGTGGACGTGCCGCCGTGGATCTCGACGAGGACGGCGCCCCGATGGACGTAGTCACCGATCACGTGAGGCACGGAGAGCACACAGCTGTGTCGCGCGGCGACCGCCGAGAGGCCTGTCGTGTCGAGGGCCTGGATGGCTCCGCCTCCGGTCGCACGGATGACGGTCACCCGTCCGCCCGGCGCTGCCGCGTCACCGTGGTCCGGCGCCGCGGCCCTGACCGTCCCGGTGCCTCGCTCGAAGACGTCCTCTCCCATACGGCCGACGAGATCGGCGATGGCGACCGGCCTGAGGTTGTGCGTGAACCGGTTGAGGTAGACGAGCAGCAGCAAGAGGCTGACGGCCACGGCCGCGCCGGCGAGGGTCACCCCGAGGTCCGGCACCGAATTCGACTCGATGCTGCGGAGCAAGGAGAAGGCGAACGCGAAGGTGCCGGTGAAGGTGGCCAGCACGGTCTTCTGCAGCCGGTCCCTGTACCAGAGCCGCATGTACCTCGGGGACAGCGTTCCGGTGGCCTGCTGGATGACGAGGACACCGATGGTCACGACGAACCCCAGAAGGGCGATCATCGCCCCGACGATGGCGCTCAGGACTCCGCTCGCCGTCGTCGCAGAGTAGCGCCAGCCACTCGGTGGCCAGTCCGAACTGTCCGCGGCGACAGCCAGTTCGGCCAGCACGACGCCCAGCACGAGACCGAACAGCGGCCTGATCCACAGGCTCGCCTTCACGTATTGCCGCAGCCGGAACACGGAGGCCCAGGAGAACATGGTCCGCATCGGCTTCCTTCCGTTCGGGTGTCAGGTCTTCACTACCGCAGTGCGCGCGTACTCCGATGCGCGAGCGGGTCTCACCGGTCGGCGCCCGGAACCAGCAGCACGACGCTGTCCCCTTCTCCGGGGGTGACGCGCCGCTTCTCGGTGACGGGTTCCAGCCGCAGGGCGTCACGGACCACGAAGAGGGTCTCGCTCCCGGGCGGCAGTGGAGCGGAGGCCGGCTGGACCAGGAACCGGGCGCCGTCCTCGTACCGCGCGGCCAGTACGTGACGGACGAGTGATCTGCCGAAGAGGATGTCCCCACCGGTGTAGGGAGCCACGACACCGTGGCTGTCATGGGGCGGCCCGACCCGGTAGACGGGTCCTTCGACGCTGTCCTGCATCACGACCGAGGCGAGCGCGTTGAAGTCGTCGTCGTCCGTGGCCAGGAACACCGCCGTCACGCCCTCCAGCCGGGCACCCGGGTTGGTGGCCGTGGCCAGCAGATCACCCGTGGCGAGCTGGATACCGGCGTCCGCGATCCGTCGGCGCTCCTGCGCCAGGCCCGCCCACATCAGCAGGTCGAGGCCGGCCGATCTCAGGCTCCTTCCCAGATCCACCACCCACGGCTCGCCGCCCACGAGCAGGATCCGTGTCCCGGCGGGTCTGACGATGCCGAGCCGTCTCGCGACCGGGGCCGCGCTCAGGGCGTACAGGAGCACCGTGCCGACGATCACGAGGAACGTCACAGGAAGGATCTTGGCGGCCCCCTCCACTCCTCTGTCCACGAGGTTCGCGGAGAAGGCCGTTGCCGTGGCCGCGGCGACGATGCCGCGCGGGGCCATCCATCCGACGAAGGCCCGTTCGCCCCCGGACAGCCCGGCGTGCGCGGTCGACGCGTAGGCGACGAGCGGACGGACGAGGAGGACGAGGACGGCGATGAGGGCCAGGGAGGGAAGGAGCACGGGGACGAGGGACGCCGGTGTGATCGTGGAGGAGATGGAGACGAACAGCAGGCCGATGATCAGCTGGGCCAGCGTCTCGAAGAAGGGACGCCTCGCGGGCATGTCGAATCCGCTGATGTTGGTGACGGCGAGGCCCGTGACGATGGCGGCGATCAGTCCGGTGTCCTCCCGGATGATGTCGGCGCCCGCGGACACGACGATCACGGTGGCCAGTTGGGCGAGCGTGCCGAGCGTCTCACCGAGCCGCAGCGTGCGGAGCGTCAGCCACAGGATCGCCGTGCCGACCGCGCCACCGGCCAGGCCCACGGCCATGCTGAGGGCGAACTGGCCGAGTTGGTAGCCCCGGCCGATGTCGACCTGGTGCGTGGTGGAGATGGCGTGGAAGACCAGGGCGCCCAGGATGGCGCCGATCGGGTCGGTCAGGGTCCCTTCCCAGATGAGGATGCGGCGCACCTTGTCCGTGGGCCGTACGAAGTCGAGGAGGGGGCCCACGACCGTGGGACCCGAGACGACCAGGATCACGCCGAGCATCGACGCGACCCTGAGGGGCATGTCGAACATCGCCGGCGCGACGGCGGCGGTGATCAGGAACGTGACGAGTACACCGAGCAGCAACAGGCGTCCCACGATCCACCGTGTACGGCCGGTGAGTTTGCGCAGGTTGAGCCCGAGACCGGCGTCGTAGAGGATCACCGCGACGGACATCGACACGAGGACGTCGAAGTTCCGGCCCATCAGTTCGTCGGGGTGGATGACGTCCGTCAGCGCACCCGCGGTGAACCCTGCGGGCAGCAGGATGATGAGGGCGGGAACGCGCAGCTTGCTCGCCAGGATCTGTGACCCCGCGGCGAGGATCAGGGTCAGCGCGATCCCGAGGTAGATCTCGTCGTCCGTCACAGCGACTCCCTTCGGCAGGATCCTGGCGTCGTGGGTGGGGGGCTGACGATCAGGTGGTGCCCGCCTCGCCACCGCCTCGGGGATCGCCGCCTCGTCGCAGGTCGGCCTCGGTGAGTTCTTCGAGATCGCCCCTGGTGTCGAGCCAGTACAGGAGGACGACGGCCGGGACCACGACCACCAGGGCGACGAGGGTGACGAAGGCCAGCCAGGTGAGCGTGGTCGACGCCCCGGCGCCTTCGGCGACGGTCATCGATGTCGGCAGGAGGTAGGGGCGCTGAGCCAGGCCCCAGGCGATGACCGCGCAGGCGATGGCGGCGGCCGCGGAGGCGCGGGCCCAGCCGCCCGGTCTCCGGATGAGCAGCCACGCCGCGGCGAAGGACGCCGCTCCGGCGGCGATGCCGAAGGCCAGCCCCGCCCCGTGGGTGAGCCCGTGCCGGACGTGCGGGGCGTCCTCGCCGGTGACGAAGAGGGTGATCACCCCGAGCACCACGAGCACGGTGAGGCTCAGCAGCCCGCGCCGCCGGAAGTAGCCGATCAGGTCGGGTGCGTCGAAGCGGCGGGCATCAGCAGCCAGGAAGACCGCGCCCAGGAAGGCCGTCGCCGCGACGGCGAGCAGGCCGAACACGATCGAGGTGGGGTTGGACCAGGCATCCGCCGACGCCTCCGTGCCGAGCCTCACACGGCCCGAGGCGACTCCTCCTACGGCGGCGCCGAGGAAGAACGGCGTCACGAGCGAGGCCACAGCGAACACGGCACCGTAGAGCCGTCGGCCGGCGACTCGGCGTACGACCTTGCGGAAGGCGAAGCCGGCGCCACGCAGGACGAGGCCCACGGCGGCCAGCGCCAGTGGCAGCCACATCGCGGAGAACACGGCCTGGAAGAGAGGGGGGAAGCCGGTCCACATGATGACGAAGACGAAGATCAGCCAGACGTTGTTGACCTCCCACACGGGGGCCATCGCGTGATCGATGAGCCACCGCGGACGCTTGCCGCGTTCCGTGCCTCCCGCGGTCAGGTCCCAGAAGCCGGCCCCGTAGTCGGTGCCGCCCGCGCAGGTGTACGCGGCGATGGCCAGCAGCAGGACCCCTGCCATCAGGTCGGCCGTCACGGCCGGCCGCCCTGGGACGGGGGCGCCGCGCCGCCGTCACCCGCGCGGACGGTCGCGCGGGGGCCGTACGGGCCTGCCGACTCCGGCGGATCCGCCGAGGGCCCGGAACCCCGCTCCGCGTCGGCGAGCCGCCAGCGGGTGCGCAGCTTGAGCAGCACCGCCAGGAGCGAACCGAAGAGGAACAGGTACACGACGATCACCAGGCTGAGCATGATCCACAGGGTGGACGAGCGCGTCGCCGTGACGGCCTCGGAGACGCGCATGTTCTGGTAGACGATCCAGGGCTGGCGTCCCACCTCGGTCGCGATCCAGCCGCACTCGACGGCCACCACCGAGCCCAGCCCCGCACATGCCGCGGAGCGGTAGAACCAGGTGGACTCGGGAAGCCTGCGGTGCCGCAGCCAGACCAGGCCGTACCAGAGCGCGAGGAGCACCAGGGCGGAGCCGATGAGGACCATGATGTCGAAGGCCCAGTGGGCGATCGTCGCCTGCACGGCAGTCGGCCGTCGGTCGGCCGGGACGGAGGTCAGACCTACGACCTTCGTGTTCGGGCTGAATCCGGCGAGGACGGAGTCGAGCAGCGGAACCTTGATGCCGCCCGAGATCGAACCGTCGGAGTGCAGGCGGCCGAACAGGTACTCCGGTACGCGGGTGTCGGTCTTCCAGACGATTTCCATGGCCGCGAACTTGACCGGCTGCTTGTGGAACACCGACCGGGCGATGGCGTCGCCCAGCACGAACTGGACCGGTGTCGCCACCGCCGCGACGGTGAAGGGAACGGTGAAGCCGAGCCGGTGGTAACGGTCACGGCGTCCCCTCAGCCGGCCGACCGCGTAGACGCCGGCCACCATGTACCCCGCGGTCAGCAGCATGGCCACGACGAAGTGCCAGTACTGCGGTCCGAACATCGGCGTGAAGATCGCCTTCCAGATGTTCACGTCCGTCGGATTGCCGGCGGGGTCGAGGGAGAAGCCCTGCGGTGTGTTCATCCAGGAGTTGGCCGCCAGGATGCCGAACGCCCCCAGGAGCGCCGCGGCCGGGAGCGGCAGTCCGAGCAGGAAGTGTGTCCGGGGCTTCAGCCGCCGCCACCCGTAGAGGTAGATGGCGATGAGGACCGCTTCGAGGAAGAACGCCCAGGCCTCGACCCCGAAGCCGATTCCGAAGACATCGCCCCACCGGCCCATCAGCCCCGGCCAGAGCAGACCGAACTCGAAGGAGAGCACGGTGCCCGTGACGACCCCGACGGCGAACTGGACGGCCATGACCGCCGACCATCGCCGTGCCAGCAGGAGGGCGGTCGCGTCCTTGTGGCGCAGGCCGCGGTAGTGCATGACCAGGGTGATCAGAGGCAGGGCCACGCCCAGCGGGACCAGGATGATGTGGGAGGCCAGAGTGAAGGCCATGAGTTCCCGGGCCGGGAGGAGTTGATCCGGAGCGCTCGCCAGGAGAGGGACCGAGGTGTGCATGACCGCCTTCGCTGTTCGGGTCCTGCGAAAGAGATCAGCCGCCGGTCGCGAACCCGGGGAAGAGCGTCATCCCGCCGTCGACGTAGAGCGTCGTCCCCACGACGTAGTCCATGAGGTCGGACGCGAGCAGGACGACGGCGTGGGCGATGTCCTCGGGGTCACCGATCCGGTCGTAGGGGATCAGCCGCAGGAGGTCCTGGCGTGCCGCCGGGGTCTCCCAGGCGCTGCGGTTGATGGGGGTCCTGATCGCCCCGGGGGCGACGGCGTTCACCCGGATCTTCTCCGGCGCGAGCTCCTGGGCCAGGGTCTGCATCATCATCTGCACGCCTCCCTTGGAGGAGGCGTAGTTCACGTGCCCCGCCCAGGGGATGAGCTGGTGCACCGAGCTCATGCAGATGATCTTCCCGGCCGCCCGGGACACCTCCGGGACCACCCCACGCCGACGGAACTCCTTGGCCGCCTCCCGTGCGCACAGGAACTGGCCCGTGAGGTTGACGTCGAGCACCTTCTGCCACTGGGCGAGGGTCATGTCGGTGAACCTGGCGTCACGCTGCATGCCGGCGTTGGCGACCAGGATGTCGAGGGTCCCGAAATCCTGGACCGCACGGTCCACCATCGCGGTCACCTGGGTCTCCTGCGACACGTCCGCCTCGTAGGCCACCGCGCGCACCCCGAACGACGTGATCTCCTCGACCACCTGCTCGGCGGCGTCCCGATCGCTCACGTAGTTCACGGCCACGTCGGCGCCCGCCCGGCCCAGCGCGATGGCCGTTCCCTTTCCGATGCCCGAATTGGCTCCGGTCACCAGTGCCGTCTGGCCCTTCAGCAAGCCGACGGGCAGGCCACCCCGCGCTGCCCCGACGTGGGAATCCACGATGCCCTGTCTCCTCGCTGCGCCGCTCCGGCCCGCCCGGCTGCTGCCCGGGAGGCGGGGCTCAGGGAATCACCGGGCGTACGTGGCTCCGGCTCCGGCGGGCCGCTGCTGGGCCATCCGGCGGAGCGGCTTCCCCCGGTCGGCCGAGTACGGCGCCCGCGTTCATGTGGACCGCCATGGACCGCCATGCCGTGAAGCCCCGTCGGAGTACGGGTATCGCGCACCGCGACGTTGCCGGGCATCGGCGGCTCTCTCCCGCCGCCCCGCCGGGCAGCGGACACCTTGTCACCGACGGGTGCCGGCGGCGTACATCCGCACCGTGCCCCCGCTCAGCCGGTCTCCGTCAGGGCTGCGTGGGCGGCGGCGAGGATCTCCTCGGAGAGCGGGGAGCCCTTCGTGGCCCGGGACAGGACCAGCGCGCCGAACAGGGTGCAGAGGCGGGCGATGCCGTCCTGGTCGTCGGTGGCGAGGAAGCCGGCGAAGTCGGCCACGCCCTGGGTGTAGACGCGACGGGCCTCGCGCTCACCGCCCTCGCGCGCGACATCGGTGGCGAGCCCGGCGACCGGGCAGCCGTCCGCCGGGTCGTCGCGGTGCTCGACGGAGAGGTACGTGCCGATCAGCGCCTGCTGGGC contains:
- a CDS encoding cytochrome d ubiquinol oxidase subunit II, which codes for MTADLMAGVLLLAIAAYTCAGGTDYGAGFWDLTAGGTERGKRPRWLIDHAMAPVWEVNNVWLIFVFVIMWTGFPPLFQAVFSAMWLPLALAAVGLVLRGAGFAFRKVVRRVAGRRLYGAVFAVASLVTPFFLGAAVGGVASGRVRLGTEASADAWSNPTSIVFGLLAVAATAFLGAVFLAADARRFDAPDLIGYFRRRGLLSLTVLVVLGVITLFVTGEDAPHVRHGLTHGAGLAFGIAAGAASFAAAWLLIRRPGGWARASAAAAIACAVIAWGLAQRPYLLPTSMTVAEGAGASTTLTWLAFVTLVALVVVVPAVVLLYWLDTRGDLEELTEADLRRGGDPRGGGEAGTT
- a CDS encoding phosphotransferase family protein is translated as MDEVEVVVAHSERATLRVGDVFLKVDADQARVDVEVEAMSLAPVPTPEVLWRRPPVLAIAALPGTTLGRLGGPSTGSSAAWAAAGAAIRTLHDAPAPPWPGRAGRSTVALAAELDAACASLVTNGLLPADLVTHNRRVAEAALRPWTPVFTHGDLQIAHVFVDGDEVTGIIDWSEAGQGDALYDLATFTLGHEEHLDDVLAGYGTDIDLGVIRAWWSLRSLLAVRWLIEHGFDPFAPGCEVDVLRSRM
- a CDS encoding cation:proton antiporter — encoded protein: MTDDEIYLGIALTLILAAGSQILASKLRVPALIILLPAGFTAGALTDVIHPDELMGRNFDVLVSMSVAVILYDAGLGLNLRKLTGRTRWIVGRLLLLGVLVTFLITAAVAPAMFDMPLRVASMLGVILVVSGPTVVGPLLDFVRPTDKVRRILIWEGTLTDPIGAILGALVFHAISTTHQVDIGRGYQLGQFALSMAVGLAGGAVGTAILWLTLRTLRLGETLGTLAQLATVIVVSAGADIIREDTGLIAAIVTGLAVTNISGFDMPARRPFFETLAQLIIGLLFVSISSTITPASLVPVLLPSLALIAVLVLLVRPLVAYASTAHAGLSGGERAFVGWMAPRGIVAAATATAFSANLVDRGVEGAAKILPVTFLVIVGTVLLYALSAAPVARRLGIVRPAGTRILLVGGEPWVVDLGRSLRSAGLDLLMWAGLAQERRRIADAGIQLATGDLLATATNPGARLEGVTAVFLATDDDDFNALASVVMQDSVEGPVYRVGPPHDSHGVVAPYTGGDILFGRSLVRHVLAARYEDGARFLVQPASAPLPPGSETLFVVRDALRLEPVTEKRRVTPGEGDSVVLLVPGADR
- a CDS encoding glutamate decarboxylase, which translates into the protein MTMRDDAALFGNRFLTAPAPSETFPEKGMAATDAMRLVDVDLAMEGDPQRNLATFVTTWMEPEAQRLIAENLHRNFIDHAEYPISAEIEQRCVRMLADLFHAPGKTTGCRTQGSSEAIMLGALSLKWKWRERRKAAGLSVDRPNLVFGGDVHVVWEKFCRYFDVEPRIVPLAEGKYTIGPEDVEPHLDENTIGVVAVLGTTFTGHKDDVVGIDELLRAVRKERDLDIPIHVDAASGGFVWPFLYPDSKWDFRLEQVRSINVSGHKYGLVYPGVGWLIFREESDLAEDLVFYENYLGKTDATFTLNFSTGSAMVLAQYYNFVRLGRQGYTYVMKIMQENARALADNLRDSGRFEVIGSDAEQLPLVAFRLAGKHSYDESDVAWQLSAERGWMVPAYTLPPQAEGVKIMRALVKETLSREQIHRLSQDITDACRTLDDKGSTHGVERAQVKRGTGY
- a CDS encoding DUF2254 domain-containing protein; this translates as MRTMFSWASVFRLRQYVKASLWIRPLFGLVLGVVLAELAVAADSSDWPPSGWRYSATTASGVLSAIVGAMIALLGFVVTIGVLVIQQATGTLSPRYMRLWYRDRLQKTVLATFTGTFAFAFSLLRSIESNSVPDLGVTLAGAAVAVSLLLLLVYLNRFTHNLRPVAIADLVGRMGEDVFERGTGTVRAAAPDHGDAAAPGGRVTVIRATGGGAIQALDTTGLSAVAARHSCVLSVPHVIGDYVHRGAVLVEIHGGTSTPDSRHVTGLIALGPERTIEQDPAFALRVLVDIAIRALSPAVNDPTTAVQVLNHIESFLTVVGRSPLPGRYVLAGDDGRPRLVLRGRAWEGYLQLAVSEIRDYGATSVQVCRRLRALLDALLDSLPPTHHPAVRKELDLLRESVERAFPDAARRAVAQTADSQGVGGRF
- a CDS encoding glycoside hydrolase family 15 protein, encoding MDDYPLIENHGLIGDLQTAALVTTDATIDWFCCPRFDSPSVFGALLDRRKGGHFTVRPAAETYTTKQLYHPDTAVLVTRFMTEAGAGEVVDFMPVTGTTATDRHRLVRILRCVRGSMTFEGEIAPRFDYGRKPHELHITEHGAVFTSQDMDLAVHAVREPQDERLLNILSGDDDLRFTLALQAGQQRGLVLESSPGGPPHEVRGAEFEQLFDETVLFWRSWLGQSTYTGRWREAVERSAVTLKLMTYAPTGALVAAPTAALPEQLGGERNWDYRFTWIRDASFSVYALLGMGFKEEAAAFNSWLHDRVREEAGQGDGAGPLNIMYRVDGSSDMAEESLEHWEGYCGSAPVRIGNGAATQRQLDIYGEALDSIYFAHQHGMHLDHRGWTALHTLLDWLVDHWDQPGEGLWETRGGRKDFTYGRVMSWVAFDRAVRIAYDDGRPAARGRWVDARDEIYAQVLSRGWDPRKQAFVQHYGDDVLDSSLLRMPTVGFITPDDPMWKSTLDAMEHELVSDSLVYRYNPEASPDGLRGSEGTFSLCTFMYVDALARAGRTDQARLVLEKMLTYANHLGLYSEEIGLTGRQLGNFPQAFTHLALIDAAITLDAKLNGARTGGS